The genomic interval CATGCCTATACaatatacacatacatttATACAGCCAATATGCATTGGTTATTAATCAACCATAATTTCCCACTAAAAACACAAGTGCTATTGcttaatactccctcccttCTAGAACATACTTCATATGTtgtaaaatatagcaacataaTGTTGCATTAGACACAATCTAATTTATTCAGATTTATAAGACTAGGTTGTGTCTAATTAAGTAAAAGGTTGTTATATTTTCGGACTAATGGAGTAAtgtgttttagtttttattacaCTCAACCTACTTTAATATTGActgaatttataaaaaataattaatatatatatacattaaataaaaaccctatgcacatatattttatgtgaggtttaaattatactattttGGTTTGATATTGTAGATACTgatgtatttttctataatctCGGTTAAAGTTAGAGAAGTTTGACTTAGTCCTCGTcctttcgtttatgcttatacttagaaaccaaaatttaaaatttaaaacttaaatttagaattgatgttagttttttataatagtttattttctagcctttatttttaggttgctaagaacacacatataaaaattttacccataaattattttgcagttattaataagttgtttctcttatgcttagaataagcaaaatgatgacTTTTAGGAGAAATACAAATGCCTTTACTGCAATCCACAATGGACTCATGGAACGAATACTAAGAGAAAGGGACGATCCAAAGTACTCCATCTGTCCCCGCAAAAAATGTCCACTCGGACCACTCCTAACATCCTAAGGAAGATAAAAGCCTCATTAATAGAAAACCACTATTGGTGGATGGTTACATAAGATATATTGGAGAgataaattttctcaatttacAAACCAATTGTATATATGAAGGtaagaattaatttattttgggaaaaaaattaacctaTGCAAGTTAGCTTATTTTGAAATGAGGAAGTAGTCTATTATGGCTATGATATATATGACATGATTGGAGAAGAATTATTTCATTTCTCGCGAACAtgcttaataaatttttaaatggtgggaattttaaataattctatttaaaggttgttttaaaaatcatatttaatttattttcaaatttgcaaCAACTAGTACTTATTTATCACTCACTAATAAGATACCTCGTTTTGTGTTATATTATTCTTCTTCTTTACGCACTCTCAAACTCACCCTAATTCTAGTACGCAAACATCGTATTGCGTGGGTCTTGCTTAGCAAGTACTATTTGCTTATGCTAGTTGTACTCACTTTGTTCATTTTACAAGTTACCTCGAGTTTGTCATAAGtcataaactttttaaacttGATCAagtgtatagaaaaatatgtagTACTTCTAGCATAagcaaatataatttaaaattatatttagttGTCGATTTAAAGAGATTTATCTGATAAAAAATGCTTGACTTAAGACAAAACTAAAGTAACTTATTATGAAAAGAGAATCTACTGTATGTCACTAAGTTCGTCCTGATTCAACGATCGGACACTAATATTGCCCCTTCCTACGATACACTATCGAGTTTGTCAGATGTTATAGGATATATACCATGGAATGAATATTTTCCCTAAAATACCCAAAATACCCTTATGGATATACCAAGTTAACAATTGATTCATTCTATTAGAAGTTTCAGAAACTTTTTTGTGTGCAGTCTTCTTACATAATATGgaagtataattttttcatcaccattttataaaatacaatctatatgttatatttttgttattattcatttaaataatctttcatatgccacataaaatacttatatgcTATTATTTTCATGTGATTACTCcacacacaaatatatttttttcaaacatatatgttttttgaaCACAAAAAACTTCTATGACGCAAggaaactaaatattttcataattttctaaaacttCTATGAGGCTAATCAATTGTATATAAGggtatttttagaaaaaatatagtctaatgatatattattgAACAATTGACAAACTCAATGGTATATCGTAGAAAAGTGAGATGCCATATTAAATTATTGAATCGGGACAAGCTCGGTATCACATAGTAGATTATATTCactatgaaacggaggaggTATGATCCTTGTAACCACCCCACTTGCTCGTGCAGCTTCATTTGCATCAAGCAGATAAGATCATGTTCCTCCATGGActctgattttattatttccCACATGAAGTTTTTCAGCAAGATTGTTCTAAGGCACTCTAAGGAAGATATGCCGAATCCACAGGACACCCATTATAGAATCAGAAATTCAACTTCCCATGGAGGCCCACTAAGCGGTGATAAATTGGGATAGAATGGTGCGGATATGAGAGATGTAGGATCTAGGGTTCGAGGAAGAAAACAGGGGACAAATCTAATCCAAAGTAGAGCTGGTAAATTTAGAAGTGATTTCCCCCCTTTTGTTCTGGCTTGGATCATATGTTTCAcgagcaattttatatttcttgagaagataccatgaggtaccactttttctttatataaatttggtatcttaggTAAtaggaggtatcaaattttacactaaaatttaaaattttgatatatctcGGTATCTACTTAAGTACGAATTGCTCATGTTTCATTTATCTCAACTACGACTTCTCTAGCTCTCTGCATCTCAATGGCAAGAATGAGTTGTCAGGTTTGTACTCCCTCTGCTCTGTTatgtaaataatttttgagTTAGACATGggtattaaaaattagatagaAATGATCGGAGAAATGTTATGATTAGCTATGAagagaatatatatgcataagtTAAATAGATAATGGTTGTAATTGGTTACggtgtaaaaaaaactatattttaagataaagtTAGAGTGATAGGAATATCTCATTTTGGAATAGGATGTCCAACATCAGCTGCTAAGCCAGAGGACATGATCATGTAGTCCTGCATCCTGCCAGATacatcattcattcattcttcCATAATCCTACTGCACAATGTTCGATTATTCCCCAAGAGAGGGGAATTGGAGAGAACTGAGGGGAAATAATTCCACACCACAATAGGTGTGAAATAAATCCTTTCCTAATCCCCTTGAATTTTCTTGGGATTAAGATTAACCGAAGAAGGTCTTAGGTGGCATGCTCGTGTCTTGAAAAATTACGGAAATTATGGCGTTACGATTATTCTAAAACTGACCACATCACCAAAGTGACCCCTTGAGCCACAGAAATAGACAACATAGGTTATGAACCATCCGGGTTGAAAATTGTGAGGAGCAGGCTCATGATTTGTTATTCGACCAGACAGTCAGCATACAGATGGAAATGTTTGCCActcccccctccctctcagACAGTAAGCCTAGGCATGAGACTTAAATTGGCCGTCAGCTAAGCTAGCAGACATTACAATCACTGCAACATTATGATTTATGATCCACTGAATCGATCAACGAACATACGTAACGTTTTGTAGTTCTAACACGACATTTTGATTCTCATCACAGTAGAATGCGAGCCCAAGAAAACCAGATTCTCCTACCAAATCCAAACTCGTGCAAATAGCATATCTACactgttactgtagcatgGACGCCTTGTGCTGCACCACCCATCCATGGCTAACATGTTACATCCTCTCACGTTGCTTCTACAAAAGAACGAATAGACTACAGCCTGTGTCCGATCTCACGCGCTAaccccaaaaaataaaacgacCCTACCGACACCAGCTTGGGCTTAGAGGCGCGCACATCGCTTGGAGTGGACTCCCATATATAGCACCACGCTTTCGCCGGCTAGGTGACCATCCCCCGGCGAGTCGTCGTGACACGTACGCCTGCACCAGCAACGACGCCTGACCATGCCGAGAGCGCGAGCGCTTTCCTGCCTCATGTCGCCGCTCCACGGCAAGCGtcccgccggcgacgcacgCCGCAGCAGCGCCGCGTGCATATGCTGCATTGGACCTCACCACAAGTCGTcgtccggcggcggtggtggtggctgcgTGCCTTGCCTCGTTCCGCACGCCGATCACAGCGTGAGGGCGCCTCTCACCAGCTGCTGCGGCAGCAGCGGTGGAGGTGACAACCTCCGCGGCACCCCACGCACCCCCAGGACGCCGTGCACGCCCACGGCGAGGCGCCTCTGCGGGGTCCGCTCCCGCACCCCGCGCCGCGGGCAGGCCGGCTGCTTCCCGTCGTCGGCGCCTTCCGCCGCTGCGACCGCGAGGACGCCACGGACACCGACGACGCCTATAGGCCGGACGCAGCGCGCGTGCTGCGTCCGTGGCCCGGGTCAGGGCAACACGAAGctgggcaggcggcggcgctggctcCGGTCCACGGGCCAGACGACACGCCGGGCGGCGCGTGCGGGCGGCGACGTCAAGGTTTACACCACTGGCCTCGTGGAggccgccgaggaggcggTAACAAAGGAAGAAGAGACCAGCTCCAACGAGGAGTACGCGCTGCTGTGCAGGCAGGGCTTCCCCCGCGAGGACGTCGCCGCGGTCACCATCCAGGCCTACTTCCGAGGCCACCTGGTACGCTCTTGgcaagagagaaaataaaaacttgtaTCCCTTCCCCGTGACGGCGAGTCGGCGACCTGCTGTTCGATCCGGCCATTGATAAGAGGGATTCCGTTGTGTTTTTGCAGGCGAGGCGGGCGTTCAAGGCGCTGAAGAGCCTGGTGCGGCTgcaggcggtggcgcggggCGCGTACGTGCGACGgcaggcggaggtggcgatcCACTGCATGCAGGCGATGGTGCGGCTGCAGATGCGCGTGCGCGCAAGGCAGATGCTCACCAAGCCCAAGGAAGGGCAGCCCTTGCCCAGCTGATCAAAGCcgtgcacacacacacacacacaaccaCGTCGCTGTGCAAATAAACATTGCCTGAAATCCGGATGAGCTCTCCGTGGGTTTAAAATTCTGTATCTCTGTAATTCGTGTTCGGTTTCTCGGTTGTTCTCTTATTTGACATGCATTGGTTGTACATGAGATCTAAAATTAAGCAGAGTCATCAAATTCGTGGACACAATCAAAACTTGAAGTTCATTTCGAAGGGGTCTGGCTGACATTTTATTACAAGGACAACAGGTCAACTGTGaccattagaaaaaaaacacacgatGCCGAACAAAACACTTGCTGAAAAACTGGGGGACCAGAGAGCCAGAGTGCCAGACAACCTGCGACAAATTAACACAAGTAGGAAGCATACGTGAAAGCCCCATGGAAATCATGCAGCTCGTCGATGCATCCATGTTTAGTTGGTGGAGTAGTTCTCGACTTGCTCGTTGCGgtagtgctgctgctgctgctggtgctggtggtTGTTGCTGCCGTGATGCTGCTCGCCGGCGTGCGGCGCGTGCTGATGCTGGCCGTCGGTGGCGTGCGCGTCGATGACGGTGGACGGAGGGCGCTGCAGGCTCTTGACGTACTCCCACGACTCGCGGCTGGAGATCTTGTTCCACCACCTGCTCACGTTCTTGCGCGCCTCGAACATGCGGCGGGAGCGCGGGTCGGAGGCCAGGCGATCGGCGTTGGGCAGGTGCGACAGGTCGGCGATGGTGAACTTGTCGCCGGCCAGGTAATTCGCCTCCTCCAGCCGCTGCTCGTAGATGTCCAGCAGCTTCTCCAGGTCCTTCTTGCTCTTCTCGAACAGCTTccgcatctcctcctccttctgctgcttgctgccgttaatgccgccgctcgccgccgggtTCCCCTCCGGCGCCCCGGCCGCCACGCGCTTGCTCGACGCGTTCACCGCCTGGACGACGCCCCTTCCGTTGCAGTTGCCGTTGTCGTTCTGCTTCGGCAGGGACGCCGGAAGGAACGCCAGGCTGTAGACCATCTCGGCGCTCGGCACGTCGAAGCTCTGCGCCTCCGTCTGCAGCCACTGCTCGATGGACGCGCGCTCCAGCGCTCCCGTGCCGATCAGGTCCGGGTTCCCCTGCTTCGCGTACTTGTGCGCGATGTGGCGAAGGATTCCCCTCGACTCTGCACACAATCGCATTCCACACCATTCAAGAACATCACACTCGACATTGTTAATTTGGTCAGTGTTTACCAGAGAGGGTGAGGTTGTCATCTTCGAACGTGAGCGCCTCGCCGCGCGGCTGCACAGTTCGTCCAGAAGCCAGACGTGTCAGAAAACCCAAAAAAGCTACCACTTTTCCGGATGCTGACAATGTGACAAGCATCATCGATCATCATCGCGTACCTGAAGCTTGAGATACTGAGGCATGCGGTGCGGGCCGCGGTACGCGTCGACGCGGACGAGCTGGAACTCGACGTCCTTCTCGAAGAGGCACATGAGCACACGGGCGACCTCCGCCGAGGTGGGTGACCCGAAAACCTTcacgctcgccggcgccattTCAGCTCAGTGGATGGCTAGGGACTCTACTGCGACGATAGGGATTTCAGAAGGAAGcgcgcgtgtgtgtgtgtgtgcagatGGTGGTGTGTGCTCCTGCCGTTTGGGTGTGCTTATATACATGCCAAAGTGAGGATCACAAAATGCCTTGCTTCCCAAGAGGTAAATCTAAAGACAAAAATCAAAGGGGGAAAAGAGCTAAAGAGCAAAGCGGTTGGATACCAAAGGGAAAGACGAGGCTCATCTCTGCTGCCAAGATTGTCTTGTACTGCATCATATCATGATAACACCCACAGGCAACCAGGTGGTGATGCTGGTCGCGAGACAACACAATTTGTGTGCGCTTTAACGAGATCTGGTTAGCATATATCAGGGTCTGAAGATTTAAGAGtggaaaaaaagggaaagatCAAAGATTCTGTTTCGCCTAGATTTGTGCTTGATCTGCTTACCAAATGAAGTTTCAGATTATTCTATCTGTTTAGTGCAAATatcttccaaaaaaaaggtATGTTTCAAAATACTTCCAGTAATCCTACTGCTGTGTGTTCtctagattatttatttttaatttaatagattggatttatttatactatcaCACTAACTAAACATTCTTTTCTACTgatagtaaaattttaaatcaaggTTGTAATAGGAGAGAGATAGCATACTACTGACAAACCGTTGTAATAGGGGAGAGGGATAGCATACTACTGATCCCTCCGTAGAAAATTGTTTGGAGAACAGACGAAAATATCGCCATGTGCATATATCAGACTAAAGAGTCTCCAGGTCATggttcaaaaataaaaggtcTCTGGATAAAAAACGTAACATGACATCATGGCACAATCTTGTTTAAAGAGGTAGGAGGCTAAAGAATCCAACAAATTGAACAAAACATGGTACATTCCCCTCTGTCTCTAATAATCATGCACTAAGCTGATTTTATCAAGCTTTAATAAAAGGGtatccttttcctttctctaATTTTCTGAACTAAATACAGATActtatgaaataaaatatatggtacCTTCCTCCCTCAATTATTTCTTTGGCGGGGAAGCAAACGAACTTTTAACTGTTGTGTCATATGCTAAGGGTTGCAATACCGCCATAGTGCctttccccccccccccccccccccttagCTGAGCTCACCAAATGCGAGATCATTAAAATCAAGTAACAAAAAACACGAAGTCCagccatttatttattttcctatGTTGCTGAAGCAGGACAACTCGGTGGCagaatattactccctccgtttcataatgtaagactctCTAGtcttacctaaatttatatatatgctaacgaatatatatatatatatatataatatacattcagcaattgataaatttagataagactaaaaaatcttattgaAACGGAGCCAATATTTGCCAACTGTGAGTCAATttacaacatcacccttcccAACACAGAACAATAAGAGTCCTAATCTTGTTATTCCAGTGCTGGCGAATATTTGCCCCCGCTACATCACGTGGCCTATCTTTAATTAAACTTGTGTATATATTATCTTTCGGTTATTTCTGTGATTACATAAGAGCATCTATaagaaaatactactaataGTTTACTCTCTAAAATCCTCTATTTGGTCATTCCaaaaaaaaggtataaaaATTATCCTCTCCTCTAAAAGAAACCCAAACTGAATAACCTGtgttagtatatatatttatctcaaATCTAAAATAGGGAAGAGCTGATTTTAGGCACATGCAAGAATGAATCTAACTAAATTACTGCAAACCTTTTCTCTAATATGTAATAATATTcttagggcacgtacaaagagCTCTTATTGATGTCTCTATCGCTGTATGCTCGCTGACGTGAAAGAAAGATGATAGCAGAGAGAAATgtggttgttttgcatggagtcagcaaaacatcgactcttgaCGTATAAAACGAAAAGACAACCGGAAAATTTGCTTCGTACGTatgctgactctaatcagaggCACTAATCAGATGGAATGTGAACGGAGAATTAATTAGCATGTAATTATAAAGAGTCAGTTTAAAACACTGCACTTTCTTTGTATGCATATAATAGGCTCTATCATTGAACATGTCCTTGCTgtaaacatttttgtttttatttgatctaAAGAGGAACATACAAGGCGCAATTTTAGGCTAGCTTGTACATGTTAAGGTTGCTGATCATCTTATTTGCAGCCTCACTCCCGTCAACCTCAGCTTACTACTTTTGTGTCTTGTGAGCCAATTGTTGATGTAAAGGAAGGCTGATTATTGGGTTACAGATAAtaagatattaaaaataatgagataaccaaatataatttatggaaaattttttttggtggggaaattgaaattttagttgTGACTGATAAGCTAACAAGCAGACGATGAGATGTACCTTTCAGCCCATGAACTCGGAGCTAAGTCCAATTTTCaccacaaacaaaaaataaattatcttcCACCTCAACGCCGCCCCCTACATACATCAGCACTTttatgaaagttttttttttggcatcaATGGACATGGTTTGAAATTGTTGAAACTTACTTTTGAGTCATCAGAAACAACCATCAACTAGAGTTCAAAGGTGTTATTTCTGTATATCGTTTTTTGGAGTATAAATGATTGTTTAGATTGTTGGTACTAGGGTACTATCGCTTTTAGGACATGGATCCTTTGTACAGTTTGTACCGCAAAGGATCCCAATCGTATCGCTTCACACCAGGGTTCAAAATTACAGAATgaaatatccaaaaaaaaatttggtaatttCGCCTCCCCCGTACAATAGGGAAATATTTCATccgaaattttaaaaaaatctcgcAACCGACCGATAGATTGAACTCTGCTTCACACCGCATATTCACGTAGGTATGAGTTAGCTCAAACTTAACCGccaaatagtatatttgtaaaaaaaataatttatgaataaactttttatatatgtgtgtttttcaCGATCGAAAAGTAAATgtcataaaataaactatgataaaattaaaatcaatacTAAATgagttagaaatttaaaattttgcctaataagtataaacagaagttAAAAGATAAGAGTGTCAGTTGTTGGGCCATGCTAGActtacagtaaaaaaaaatagttttggtGCATGGGACCTAAATGTACTGCATGCATATGAGCAAAAAAGGCTCGGAGACATTTTATTTCTTGAATCGAAAGTAAACTGATGACACAACTCCAGGAAAGACATTGGCGTTGCAAAAGGGAATACATGAGTAGACACCTCAGGAAGGCTTCATATTATTCTTAGCCGAAACGACACTTAAACGTATAAGCACGAGGGAGACCGGAGACCTTGACAACCACATCACTTGATGAAGCCCGACCGACGAAGCCgtggacgaggacgaggacgagctcGCCGCAGGATGAATTGAAAACCCCAGGAAGGATGCAAGAGACGGGCGGTGCAGCTGAATATATCACTCGAAGGCGCCGGGGTGCTCGCTCTGCATCTTGACCACCTGCTTCCACGAGGGGCGGCTGGAGATCTCCTCGTACCACCTCGCAACGTGCTTCTTGGAGGTGAAGAGCTTCTTCCCCCTCGGCGACCGCGCGTTGACGATGTAGTGGGAGTTGGGGAGGTGGGACAGGTCGGCCAGGGTGaactcgtcgccggcgaggtacCTGTTCTTGGCCAGTATCTCGTCGTACACGTTGAGCATCTGCTGCAGCTTCCTCTCGTTCTCCGCGATGCGGGACTCGTCGGCGGGGATGTTCAGCTGCGGCGCGAACGCGAGGTGGAACACCAGCTCGGAGCTGGGCGCGTCGAAGCTCTGCGCTTCTGCCTGGAGCCACTGCTCGATCGACGCCCGCTCCAGCGACCCCGTCCCGTAGATTGTCCGGTTCCCGTCTTCTGGGAACTGAGTGCATAGGTAGCGGCATATAGCTCTTGAATCTGCCGAAAGATCACAAGATTAATCAACAAGAATTCATACATGTATGTCATATAGTACTTGATAATTCAGCTAGTTCAGAAAATTCAGAAAGTAGTTAATTACCAACAATAGTCTTGTCGCCATGCTTGAAAGTCACCTGCCCTGTTGGATCCTGCGAAAAAGCAAGCCAATGTGATCGAATTATATACCTATGAACCTAAATCAAGAAAAGTTAATCAAACGGATCGAAATGAGACATGATAGTTTGTTTGTACCCGCAGCTTGATGAACTCGGGAAGCTTGTGCTCCTTCTTGAACGTGTCGATGCGGACGAGCTCGAACTCGAGGTTCTTCTCGAAGAGGCAGGCCAGGACCCTGGCAACGTCGGTGGACGCCGGCTGCCCGAACACCTGCAATCCTGCCGCCATTGCTCAAATCAAGctggttgtttagtttcttgCTCAGTGAGCAATGTGCTGGTGGATTTGCAGGTGAATTAATACGAGTTAACCTGTGTGGCTCGCTGTGAGGAGGCAGAGACGTCGATGGTATTTATAGGGACGGATTATGTGCTTGCCTTGCTGCAGAGGATTGCAGGACGGCGATCGAGGGAAAAGAGAAAGCTCAAAGATAAAGATCATGAACAGCTAGCCCCTGATTCTTGCTTGGAGTAACTATCATCTCCGGCAAGGAAAAGAGACGATCCCCCCATGTGTCTCGGTGTGGTATGATCCTTTTAACAATGGGGTGACCAATACGAAAGAGGCTGCGTGCATTTGTCGGACTGATGAATGTTGCAAAGAAACCAAAGTGCCATACAAGGGTTTGTGAATTGCGATTCCTTGTACTGGGGTGACCTTAAGGCACAGGATAGCCTCAAAC from Oryza brachyantha chromosome 3, ObraRS2, whole genome shotgun sequence carries:
- the LOC102711951 gene encoding glutathione S-transferase F11-like, which encodes MAAGLQVFGQPASTDVARVLACLFEKNLEFELVRIDTFKKEHKLPEFIKLRDPTGQVTFKHGDKTIVDSRAICRYLCTQFPEDGNRTIYGTGSLERASIEQWLQAEAQSFDAPSSELVFHLAFAPQLNIPADESRIAENERKLQQMLNVYDEILAKNRYLAGDEFTLADLSHLPNSHYIVNARSPRGKKLFTSKKHVARWYEEISSRPSWKQVVKMQSEHPGAFE
- the LOC102711677 gene encoding glutathione S-transferase F11-like, with the translated sequence MAPASVKVFGSPTSAEVARVLMCLFEKDVEFQLVRVDAYRGPHRMPQYLKLQPRGEALTFEDDNLTLSESRGILRHIAHKYAKQGNPDLIGTGALERASIEQWLQTEAQSFDVPSAEMVYSLAFLPASLPKQNDNGNCNGRGVVQAVNASSKRVAAGAPEGNPAASGGINGSKQQKEEEMRKLFEKSKKDLEKLLDIYEQRLEEANYLAGDKFTIADLSHLPNADRLASDPRSRRMFEARKNVSRWWNKISSRESWEYVKSLQRPPSTVIDAHATDGQHQHAPHAGEQHHGSNNHQHQQQQQHYRNEQVENYSTN
- the LOC102711410 gene encoding uncharacterized protein LOC102711410, with amino-acid sequence MPRARALSCLMSPLHGKRPAGDARRSSAACICCIGPHHKSSSGGGGGGCVPCLVPHADHSVRAPLTSCCGSSGGGDNLRGTPRTPRTPCTPTARRLCGVRSRTPRRGQAGCFPSSAPSAAATARTPRTPTTPIGRTQRACCVRGPGQGNTKLGRRRRWLRSTGQTTRRAARAGGDVKVYTTGLVEAAEEAVTKEEETSSNEEYALLCRQGFPREDVAAVTIQAYFRGHLARRAFKALKSLVRLQAVARGAYVRRQAEVAIHCMQAMVRLQMRVRARQMLTKPKEGQPLPS